The Methanomassiliicoccus luminyensis B10 genome includes a window with the following:
- a CDS encoding ArsA family ATPase — translation MRIIIYTGKGGVGKTSVAAATALKSARAGHKTLLMSTDAAHSVSDSMEVELSGKITRVEENLDAIEVDMLYELETRWLEVQKFISNFLMSQGMDGITSKEMAVLPGMELMSALFYVEDFYNRQAYDVVVMDTAPTGETMRLLSFPEVSDWYTEKLYGMLKNMLRVARLTVGKVMNAPLPSEELIKDLEIMASRMRTVQKVLEDPETTSIRLVVNPEKMVINETKRAFTYMCLYGMTVECLVVNRIIPEAADEYFRQKLEEQAHYMRVIDESFSPLTILKANQLPVELVGIKSLELLGDMVFGDTDPAAHFSVEKPMDIYSEDGMDIISLRLPFTPKEKVQLYKSGDNLMVEVGPYRRSISLPFTFTRKEPDKAEFKDGHLLIKFKGGAQDGGSERGDDDRGKQRVRA, via the coding sequence TTGAGGATCATCATTTATACTGGGAAGGGCGGGGTGGGGAAAACATCGGTGGCCGCGGCGACGGCCTTAAAGTCTGCCCGGGCCGGGCACAAGACGCTCCTGATGTCGACCGACGCCGCCCACTCCGTGTCCGATTCGATGGAGGTCGAGCTCTCCGGCAAGATCACCAGGGTGGAGGAGAACCTCGACGCCATCGAGGTGGACATGCTCTACGAGCTGGAGACCCGCTGGCTGGAGGTCCAGAAGTTCATCTCCAACTTCCTGATGTCCCAGGGGATGGACGGCATCACCTCGAAGGAGATGGCCGTGCTCCCGGGCATGGAGCTCATGTCCGCCCTGTTCTATGTTGAGGACTTCTACAACCGGCAGGCGTACGACGTGGTGGTGATGGACACCGCCCCGACGGGCGAGACGATGCGCCTGCTGAGCTTCCCGGAGGTCTCCGATTGGTACACTGAGAAGCTGTACGGCATGCTGAAGAACATGCTGAGGGTCGCCCGCCTCACCGTGGGCAAGGTCATGAACGCCCCCCTGCCGTCGGAAGAGCTCATCAAGGACCTGGAGATCATGGCGTCCCGGATGCGCACGGTGCAGAAGGTCCTGGAGGACCCCGAGACCACCTCCATCCGCCTGGTCGTGAACCCGGAGAAGATGGTGATCAACGAGACCAAGAGGGCCTTCACCTACATGTGCCTGTACGGCATGACGGTGGAGTGCCTGGTGGTGAACCGCATAATCCCCGAAGCGGCCGACGAGTACTTCCGGCAGAAGCTGGAGGAGCAGGCCCATTACATGAGGGTCATTGACGAATCGTTCAGCCCGCTGACCATCCTCAAGGCGAACCAGCTGCCGGTCGAGCTGGTGGGGATCAAGTCCCTGGAGCTTCTCGGGGACATGGTGTTCGGCGACACCGATCCCGCCGCCCACTTCTCGGTGGAGAAGCCCATGGACATCTATTCCGAGGACGGGATGGACATAATCTCGCTGCGGCTGCCCTTCACTCCCAAGGAAAAGGTGCAGCTTTATAAGTCCGGGGACAACCTTATGGTCGAGGTAGGGCCGTACCGCAGGTCGATATCGCTGCCGTTCACCTTCACCAGGAAGGAGCCGGACAAGGCAGAGTTCAAGGACGGTCATCTGCTCATAAAGTTCAAGGGAGGAGCTCAAGATGGTGGAAGCGAAAGAGGAGACGACGACAGAGGAAAGCAGCGAGTGCGAGCATGA
- a CDS encoding 30S ribosomal protein S3ae: MAVKKAKTAARKVKDKWKAKEWYKLYAPRMFNQVELGETPSSEPSALMGRATEVTVHELTGDFSKMHIKIRFKVTDIKGLEAHTTFVGHDLTSDYVRRLTRRKRTKTDHVVDVRTKDGFLVRVKPMSITEQRIQAAQETAIRGILTKTLQGYAANVTVSELVKAIISGDLSRDLGQAAKVIIPIKRIEIRRSEVLEAGNASAEEPSIQERFGQEAAAAEAAAKAAEAESAPEEEPAPEAAAEEETVEEEAPAESEEQ, encoded by the coding sequence ATGGCTGTAAAGAAGGCGAAAACCGCTGCGAGAAAGGTCAAGGACAAGTGGAAGGCAAAGGAGTGGTACAAGCTCTACGCTCCCCGTATGTTCAACCAGGTCGAGCTGGGAGAAACGCCCAGCTCCGAGCCCTCCGCACTCATGGGCAGGGCGACCGAGGTCACCGTCCACGAGCTCACCGGCGACTTCTCCAAGATGCACATCAAGATCCGCTTCAAGGTCACCGACATCAAAGGGCTTGAGGCGCACACCACCTTCGTCGGCCACGACCTCACCAGCGACTACGTCCGCAGGCTCACCCGCAGGAAGAGGACCAAGACCGACCACGTGGTGGACGTTCGCACCAAGGACGGCTTCCTGGTCAGGGTGAAGCCCATGAGCATCACCGAGCAGCGTATCCAGGCCGCTCAGGAGACCGCCATCAGAGGCATCCTCACCAAGACCCTCCAGGGCTATGCCGCCAACGTCACCGTGTCCGAGCTCGTGAAGGCTATAATCTCCGGCGATCTCTCCAGGGATCTCGGCCAGGCCGCCAAGGTCATCATCCCTATAAAGAGGATTGAGATCAGGAGGTCCGAGGTCCTCGAGGCCGGCAACGCTTCCGCTGAGGAGCCCTCCATCCAGGAGAGGTTCGGACAGGAGGCCGCTGCTGCCGAGGCCGCCGCCAAGGCCGCCGAGGCCGAGAGCGCCCCCGAGGAGGAGCCCGCTCCCGAAGCCGCCGCCGAAGAGGAGACGGTCGAGGAAGAGGCCCCCGCCGAGAGCGAGGAACAATAA
- the hdrB gene encoding CoB--CoM heterodisulfide reductase subunit B, with product MASNKYALFLGCVAPARYPGIESSTREVLKALDMEIVELEGAGCCPAPGVIKSFEQDAWLAIAARNLALAEKKGVDIITICNGCYGSLFDAAHILKENPEKLRAVNKILREVGLEYNGGVKVKHFAEVFYKEMGIDHIKSHIKNPLDLQVAVHYGCHFLKPSNIKNLDDPERPKILDELVEATGAKSLNYKDKQMCCGAGGGVRSGNPSLATQFTQEKLKNIQASGAKFIIDVCPFCHLQFDRTQKEQGTYNIPVIHLSQLYGLALGVPKEKLGLELQDVPAII from the coding sequence ATGGCAAGCAACAAGTACGCGCTGTTCCTGGGTTGCGTGGCCCCCGCCAGGTACCCCGGCATTGAGTCCTCTACCCGCGAGGTCCTGAAGGCCCTTGACATGGAGATCGTAGAGCTGGAGGGCGCCGGCTGCTGCCCCGCCCCCGGTGTGATCAAGTCCTTCGAGCAGGACGCCTGGCTGGCCATCGCCGCCCGCAACCTCGCTCTGGCCGAGAAGAAGGGCGTGGACATCATCACCATCTGCAACGGCTGCTACGGCTCTCTGTTCGACGCCGCGCACATCCTGAAGGAGAACCCCGAGAAGCTCCGCGCCGTCAACAAGATCCTCAGGGAGGTCGGCCTGGAGTACAACGGCGGCGTCAAGGTGAAGCACTTCGCCGAGGTCTTCTATAAGGAGATGGGCATCGACCACATCAAGTCCCATATCAAGAACCCCCTGGACCTGCAGGTCGCGGTCCACTACGGTTGCCACTTCCTGAAGCCCAGCAACATCAAGAACCTGGACGACCCGGAGAGGCCCAAGATCCTCGACGAGCTGGTGGAGGCCACCGGCGCCAAGAGCCTCAACTACAAGGACAAGCAGATGTGCTGCGGCGCCGGCGGCGGCGTCAGGTCCGGCAACCCCTCCCTGGCCACCCAGTTCACCCAGGAAAAGCTGAAGAACATCCAGGCCTCGGGCGCCAAGTTCATCATCGACGTGTGCCCGTTCTGCCACCTGCAGTTCGACAGGACCCAGAAGGAGCAGGGAACCTACAACATCCCGGTCATCCACCTGTCCCAGCTGTACGGTCTGGCCCTGGGCGTCCCCAAGGAGAAGCTGGGCCTGGAGCTCCAGGACGTTCCCGCGATCATCTGA
- the hdrC gene encoding CoB--CoM heterodisulfide reductase subunit C, producing the protein MLCFQCGTCTASCPSGRMTAYKTRKLIRKAQLGLKDDIINSPDLWMCTTCYACMERCPRGVEIVDIITILRNNAVQAGIMSGEHRKVGQFLLANGATVPLNEKYEDVRAKLGLPRRPANTLGDKKALEDFQKVLKATGFDKLLEGGK; encoded by the coding sequence ATGCTCTGCTTCCAGTGCGGCACCTGCACCGCCAGCTGCCCCTCCGGGCGCATGACCGCCTACAAGACCAGAAAGCTGATCCGCAAGGCCCAGCTCGGCTTGAAGGACGATATCATCAACTCCCCCGACCTGTGGATGTGCACCACCTGCTACGCTTGCATGGAGAGGTGCCCCCGCGGCGTTGAGATCGTTGACATCATCACCATCCTGAGGAACAACGCTGTTCAGGCCGGCATAATGTCCGGCGAGCACCGCAAGGTCGGCCAGTTCCTGCTGGCCAACGGCGCCACCGTGCCCCTGAACGAGAAGTACGAGGATGTCCGCGCCAAGCTCGGCCTGCCCCGCCGCCCCGCCAACACCCTGGGCGACAAGAAGGCCCTGGAGGACTTCCAGAAGGTCCTGAAGGCGACTGGATTCGACAAGCTGCTGGAAGGAGGTAAGTAA
- a CDS encoding LysR family transcriptional regulator, which produces MSDRELRLEPSVALVVAGKRLTPRQLEVLRAVYEEGSQNKAAQRLGISTPVLHRHIAQIEGKVGAPLTSAGPTGTRLNPEGERIALEHIALSRRMDRGKGTVVGGTVVSEELLLNALTGVDPEGSVDLIISDDQRNLQDFRAGLMDLVVLDDPLYLFELEEVKWQEIVEDRLLHVDKGPRYARFKYGAQRIGFRHLESRNVPYSVERTYRSLNAMADSGLSFFVNESLALRRGMHIRSATEPSILSHQITAVYRKETPTVRKVAGELKRQARVV; this is translated from the coding sequence ATGAGCGACCGGGAGCTGAGGCTGGAGCCGTCGGTGGCGCTGGTGGTGGCGGGGAAAAGGCTTACGCCCCGTCAGCTGGAGGTCCTCCGGGCAGTGTACGAGGAGGGCAGCCAGAATAAAGCCGCCCAGAGGCTGGGGATATCAACTCCGGTCCTCCACCGCCATATCGCGCAGATCGAAGGGAAGGTGGGAGCGCCCCTCACCTCGGCTGGCCCCACTGGCACCAGGCTCAACCCCGAAGGGGAGCGGATCGCCCTGGAGCACATTGCCCTCAGCAGGAGGATGGATCGGGGCAAGGGGACGGTGGTGGGCGGTACCGTGGTGTCGGAGGAGCTGCTGCTGAACGCCCTGACCGGCGTGGACCCCGAGGGCTCTGTGGACCTCATAATATCGGACGACCAGCGCAACCTCCAGGACTTCCGGGCCGGGCTGATGGACCTGGTGGTGCTGGACGATCCCCTGTACCTGTTCGAGCTGGAGGAGGTGAAGTGGCAGGAGATCGTGGAGGACCGCCTGCTGCACGTGGACAAAGGCCCGCGGTACGCGCGCTTCAAGTACGGCGCCCAGCGCATCGGCTTCAGGCACCTGGAGAGCCGGAACGTCCCCTACTCTGTGGAGAGGACCTACCGCTCCCTCAACGCCATGGCCGACTCTGGCCTGAGCTTCTTCGTCAACGAGTCGCTGGCCTTGCGGAGGGGCATGCACATCCGAAGCGCCACCGAGCCGTCCATCCTGTCGCACCAGATCACGGCGGTGTACCGGAAGGAGACGCCCACGGTGCGGAAGGTGGCGGGGGAGCTGAAGAGGCAGGCCAGGGTAGTTTAA
- a CDS encoding hydrogenase maturation protease, producing MKTLVLGIGSPVMCDDAVGLRTLQELAKLELKDVDLQEACTSGLDLIEVMLDYDRVIIVDAILHAGHRPGTVMVLKPEAFSDTVHGVNPHEANIATTIELGKTLEPNRFPKEIMFVAVEVNDVFTVTDVMTPEIEAALPDAVETILGIIKTA from the coding sequence ATGAAGACCCTTGTTCTCGGGATAGGCAGCCCTGTGATGTGCGACGACGCCGTGGGCCTCAGGACGCTCCAGGAGCTGGCAAAGCTGGAACTCAAGGACGTGGACCTCCAGGAAGCCTGTACCAGCGGCCTCGACCTCATCGAGGTCATGCTCGACTATGATCGCGTCATCATCGTCGACGCCATCCTGCATGCAGGCCACAGGCCGGGCACCGTGATGGTCCTGAAGCCGGAAGCGTTCTCCGACACCGTGCACGGGGTCAACCCGCACGAGGCCAACATCGCCACCACCATCGAGCTGGGAAAGACGCTGGAGCCGAACCGGTTCCCCAAGGAGATCATGTTCGTGGCGGTGGAAGTGAACGACGTGTTCACCGTCACCGACGTGATGACGCCCGAGATCGAGGCGGCCCTGCCGGACGCGGTGGAAACTATCCTAGGCATCATCAAAACAGCTTGA
- a CDS encoding M16 family metallopeptidase gives MNEEVVVERTPRGIPVVVEPLPYAHSASLSVYFGAGSRDETDAQAGIAHMLEHMLFKGTKNRTAKQMSEQIEAAGGEQNGYTTKEVTSYQAFSLDETAPVAQELLADMVREPMLDKDCLSTEKNVVIQEIRMLENDPEEYLHVLFAETMWGKHPMGRSEAGSVGTVSTLTHQDVRAFFEDHYRPPRMAVVVTGNVEAGQAVDWASRSFDALEPSGHLRPRAPPTPHARFQVFPRDDKQAYVGMGFPGLSATDPQRFAQRMMTSVLGMGTSSRLFQEVREKTGLVYEIFASSSSYTDCGAIGIFYNTSVHDQEKVARMVAEEVRRLKEEGLHKGELDRAKHLVKGIYVRKLESTESRMVRLGEMFMATGEAHTGEETLRKMDAVTEEDVLAAAGSLMVRDRLCITMHAPGRESQKAAASLQDLDF, from the coding sequence GTGAATGAAGAGGTCGTAGTCGAGCGGACCCCCAGGGGCATCCCCGTGGTGGTCGAGCCGCTGCCGTACGCTCACTCCGCGTCCCTGTCGGTCTACTTCGGCGCCGGCTCCCGCGACGAAACGGATGCCCAGGCAGGCATCGCCCACATGCTGGAGCACATGCTGTTCAAGGGCACCAAGAACCGCACCGCCAAGCAGATGTCCGAGCAGATCGAGGCGGCGGGAGGGGAGCAGAACGGCTACACCACCAAAGAGGTCACCAGCTATCAGGCCTTCTCTCTGGACGAGACGGCCCCGGTGGCCCAGGAGCTCCTGGCGGACATGGTCCGCGAGCCCATGCTGGACAAGGACTGCCTCTCCACGGAGAAGAACGTGGTCATCCAGGAGATCAGGATGCTGGAGAACGATCCTGAGGAGTACCTTCACGTTCTGTTCGCTGAGACCATGTGGGGCAAGCACCCCATGGGGCGGTCCGAGGCCGGGTCGGTGGGGACGGTAAGTACCCTGACCCATCAGGACGTGCGCGCCTTCTTCGAGGACCACTACCGGCCGCCCCGCATGGCCGTGGTGGTCACCGGGAACGTGGAAGCGGGGCAGGCGGTCGACTGGGCCTCCCGCAGCTTCGACGCCCTGGAGCCTTCCGGGCACCTCCGCCCCCGCGCGCCGCCCACGCCGCACGCGAGGTTCCAGGTGTTCCCCCGGGATGACAAGCAGGCCTATGTGGGCATGGGCTTCCCGGGCCTGAGCGCCACGGACCCGCAGCGCTTTGCCCAGAGGATGATGACATCGGTACTGGGCATGGGCACGTCCTCCCGCCTCTTCCAGGAGGTCAGGGAGAAGACCGGGCTGGTGTACGAGATATTCGCCTCGTCGTCATCCTACACCGACTGCGGCGCCATCGGCATCTTCTACAACACCTCGGTGCATGACCAGGAGAAGGTGGCCCGCATGGTGGCAGAGGAGGTCCGCCGCCTGAAGGAGGAAGGCCTCCACAAGGGCGAGCTGGACCGGGCCAAGCACCTGGTCAAGGGCATCTACGTGCGGAAGCTGGAGTCGACGGAGTCGCGCATGGTCCGGCTGGGCGAGATGTTCATGGCCACCGGGGAGGCGCACACCGGGGAGGAGACGCTCCGCAAGATGGACGCGGTCACGGAGGAGGACGTCCTGGCCGCCGCCGGGAGCCTGATGGTGCGGGACCGCCTGTGCATCACCATGCACGCTCCCGGGAGGGAGAGCCAGAAGGCCGCGGCCAGCCTGCAGGACCTCGACTTCTGA
- a CDS encoding proteasome assembly chaperone family protein, whose protein sequence is MSSDLKIHEYKNDKFTNGMMIVGFPSVGLVSSIAANFIIRTSKLERVAGMVSDDFPPYTLVHDGSPSPPVRIYAGERECSDGEDCKQLVTVAAEFMPRPEQVQKLATAVMDYCQEKGIKTIVALEGINWMSSEEPKIQGVASTPASRELMSKYGVEEMKDGMVSGLSGVLLYQGEMRGLDVICLLGPARVDLPDARGSAKLLEVVAKMLPELKIDPEPLYKEAEEIERQIKQAMSSVNQPKKPSLEESVVYG, encoded by the coding sequence ATGAGCTCTGACCTGAAGATCCATGAGTACAAGAATGACAAGTTCACGAACGGGATGATGATCGTCGGCTTTCCCTCGGTGGGGCTGGTCAGCTCCATCGCGGCGAACTTCATCATCCGCACGTCCAAGCTGGAGAGGGTCGCCGGCATGGTGTCCGATGACTTCCCCCCGTACACGCTGGTGCACGACGGCTCGCCGTCCCCTCCGGTGAGGATATACGCAGGCGAGAGGGAATGCAGCGACGGGGAGGACTGCAAGCAGCTGGTGACCGTGGCGGCGGAATTCATGCCCCGCCCCGAGCAGGTCCAGAAGCTCGCCACGGCGGTCATGGACTATTGCCAGGAAAAGGGCATCAAGACCATCGTGGCCCTGGAGGGCATCAACTGGATGAGTTCCGAGGAGCCTAAGATACAGGGCGTGGCCAGCACCCCGGCCTCCCGGGAGCTCATGTCCAAGTACGGGGTGGAGGAGATGAAGGACGGCATGGTCAGCGGACTGTCCGGGGTCCTGCTCTACCAGGGCGAGATGCGCGGCCTGGACGTCATCTGCCTGCTCGGCCCCGCTCGGGTGGACCTGCCCGACGCCAGGGGCTCGGCGAAGCTCCTGGAGGTGGTGGCCAAGATGCTGCCCGAGCTGAAGATCGATCCCGAGCCGCTGTACAAGGAGGCCGAGGAGATCGAGAGGCAGATCAAGCAGGCCATGTCGAGCGTGAACCAGCCGAAGAAGCCGTCCCTCGAGGAGTCGGTGGTGTACGGCTGA
- a CDS encoding pyruvoyl-dependent arginine decarboxylase, whose product MHLVPKKFFVTSGCAVSKVSDLNAFDKALLEAGIGELNIVSVSSILPVGAEQVGIRELPMGAITHCVLAQMRGGEGEMISAGIAYGYRKDGRGGYVAEGHIHGSKKALREIMEWKMDEMAKLRGIEMEAIEYRIEELSVPMDNYGACVAALVFVEY is encoded by the coding sequence ATGCATCTCGTACCGAAGAAGTTCTTCGTCACCTCTGGCTGTGCCGTTAGCAAGGTCTCCGACCTCAACGCCTTCGACAAGGCATTGTTGGAGGCGGGCATAGGTGAGCTTAACATCGTCTCTGTCTCATCCATCCTCCCGGTCGGCGCCGAGCAGGTCGGCATCAGGGAGCTGCCCATGGGCGCCATTACCCACTGCGTCCTCGCCCAGATGAGGGGCGGCGAGGGCGAGATGATCTCCGCCGGCATCGCCTACGGGTACCGCAAGGACGGAAGGGGCGGGTACGTGGCGGAAGGGCACATCCACGGCAGCAAGAAGGCTCTGCGCGAGATCATGGAATGGAAGATGGACGAGATGGCCAAGCTGCGCGGCATCGAGATGGAGGCCATCGAGTACCGGATCGAGGAGCTCTCGGTCCCCATGGACAACTACGGTGCCTGCGTTGCCGCGCTGGTATTCGTAGAGTATTAA
- a CDS encoding transglutaminase-like domain-containing protein — translation MEAGSGRKPLAFKAVTVAAAVMVAALLLATPSAQTFIKDVVRSPFEPRYPEEVTYSMERRLTVTAVGGEVSSYTFDISEPKDIVESGQVVQKVNSVTYSPEVMDRSIRYGQDWVTWSGEAIPGGSSVTCTVVYDITVRTHIWDIDEDDSLHVQDVPESLKDAYLRDEWLMNMTSPAVAAQAEEIVGDETNVYIILKEIYEWMRENISYSTYHGSEPRSSEQMLRTMAGDCDDQSILFASLARAAGVPAWLQLGALYVQAEDRWGGHAWLQAYIPLKEGDGENVTIDLVNDDFLVRQPNRFADFTDDGDARHLTDYYYTFSSTFDRRTGTPLYTEEYVRLNYEESYKKVSRGAVYDLAPEIILPGTAPRPLRI, via the coding sequence GTGGAAGCGGGGAGCGGGAGGAAGCCTCTAGCCTTCAAGGCCGTGACGGTAGCGGCGGCGGTCATGGTAGCCGCCCTTCTGCTGGCCACCCCGTCGGCGCAGACCTTCATCAAGGACGTGGTGCGGTCGCCCTTCGAGCCCCGGTACCCGGAAGAGGTGACCTATTCCATGGAAAGGAGGCTGACCGTCACCGCCGTGGGCGGCGAGGTAAGCAGCTATACCTTCGACATCTCCGAGCCGAAGGACATCGTGGAGAGCGGCCAGGTGGTGCAGAAGGTGAACTCGGTGACCTACTCGCCTGAGGTGATGGACCGTTCGATCCGGTACGGGCAGGATTGGGTGACGTGGAGCGGCGAGGCCATTCCCGGCGGGAGCTCGGTCACCTGCACGGTGGTGTATGATATCACGGTGAGGACGCACATCTGGGACATCGACGAGGACGACTCTCTCCACGTGCAGGACGTCCCCGAGAGCCTGAAGGATGCATACCTACGCGACGAATGGCTGATGAACATGACCTCGCCCGCCGTCGCGGCCCAGGCCGAGGAGATCGTCGGCGACGAGACCAACGTATACATCATTCTCAAGGAGATCTACGAGTGGATGAGGGAGAACATAAGCTATTCCACCTACCACGGGAGCGAGCCGCGGTCCTCGGAGCAGATGCTGCGCACCATGGCGGGGGACTGCGACGACCAGTCCATACTGTTCGCCTCCCTGGCCCGGGCGGCGGGGGTGCCGGCGTGGCTGCAGCTGGGCGCGCTGTACGTCCAGGCGGAGGACCGCTGGGGAGGCCATGCCTGGCTCCAGGCATATATTCCCTTGAAGGAGGGGGACGGAGAGAACGTCACCATCGACTTGGTGAACGATGACTTCCTGGTGCGGCAGCCCAACCGCTTCGCCGACTTCACCGACGACGGGGACGCCCGGCACCTCACCGACTATTACTACACTTTCAGCTCGACCTTCGACCGGCGCACCGGGACCCCCCTGTACACCGAGGAATATGTCCGGCTGAACTATGAGGAATCATACAAGAAGGTGAGCAGGGGGGCCGTCTATGATCTCGCGCCGGAGATTATACTGCCCGGTACAGCCCCTCGCCCGCTTCGGATATGA
- a CDS encoding phosphoadenosine phosphosulfate reductase domain-containing protein has protein sequence MPRFEHGKAGLNWCDTCGTLILGQRCDVCSSAGRRFEVSKPGDVRPAMGKSVNVIASLFQKHFGTSDFLKGKTIFLNKVAGEDRTDEIVFQGMVIGTMRYDLHTRDFALDLRLEGARLLQPIAAKGVVEVGHDTGHLKGKNLPGSAVKGHKGGFKAGDPLIVVAGSLICSAVAKVPSNEIGKAEKAIGVRDVGKGALEVSKKRSSWARFVNANESHLRALESKGISDIKSFIGNNKLPVTLSFSGGKDSLACYGLISRATNKFTMIFVNTGLEFPETVRFVEEFAKKNHERLLVADAGNAFWEQVGSFGPPAKDFRWCCKVCKLAPLAEIIERNYPEGTVTVEGNRAFESFARSTIGFVERNPFVPNQIALNPIREWRAVDVWGYIWWRNLDYNPLYEEDFERIGCYLCPSCLESEWSNTSRLHPDLHARWTGHLMDWSQKNGAADEFVKYGFWRWKVFPRKMVQLSQEMGLKLPEERSDRLDLKWVKGVSPCVTGGYSAEGVLSVPKRRDFSMVAEALKTVGAVKHSKEFEIALVKNKDGTLKVFGGGQIVATGPTPESAERIFEAGAKALLRAQLCTECGICVRNCKPRAITLDRGLLINDERCTRCGRCVDACVVAHYYDKLVTGGNPQIATKVRRS, from the coding sequence ATGCCCCGCTTCGAACATGGCAAGGCCGGCCTAAACTGGTGCGATACCTGCGGCACCCTCATTCTGGGTCAAAGGTGCGACGTATGCTCATCTGCCGGCCGCAGGTTCGAGGTCTCCAAGCCGGGGGACGTCCGCCCCGCCATGGGCAAAAGCGTCAATGTCATAGCGTCGCTTTTCCAGAAGCACTTCGGGACCTCCGACTTCCTCAAGGGGAAGACGATCTTCCTCAACAAGGTGGCCGGGGAGGACCGGACCGACGAGATCGTGTTCCAGGGCATGGTCATCGGGACCATGCGCTATGACCTCCATACCAGGGACTTCGCCCTGGACCTCCGGCTGGAAGGAGCGAGGCTGCTACAGCCCATCGCCGCCAAGGGCGTGGTGGAGGTCGGCCACGATACCGGACATCTCAAGGGAAAGAACCTCCCGGGGAGCGCGGTCAAAGGTCACAAGGGCGGCTTCAAGGCCGGGGACCCCCTCATCGTGGTCGCCGGCAGCCTCATCTGCTCCGCCGTGGCCAAGGTCCCCAGCAACGAGATCGGGAAGGCGGAGAAGGCCATCGGCGTGAGGGACGTGGGCAAGGGCGCGCTTGAGGTCTCCAAGAAGAGATCGTCGTGGGCCCGTTTCGTGAACGCCAACGAATCGCATCTCCGCGCGCTGGAGTCTAAAGGCATATCGGACATCAAGTCCTTCATCGGCAACAACAAGCTGCCGGTGACGCTGTCCTTCAGCGGCGGAAAGGACTCCCTGGCCTGCTACGGGCTGATCTCCAGGGCTACGAACAAGTTCACCATGATCTTCGTGAACACCGGGCTGGAGTTCCCCGAAACGGTGAGGTTCGTGGAGGAGTTCGCCAAGAAGAACCACGAACGGCTCCTCGTCGCCGACGCCGGGAATGCCTTCTGGGAACAGGTCGGCTCGTTCGGTCCCCCGGCCAAGGACTTCCGGTGGTGCTGCAAGGTGTGCAAGCTCGCCCCCCTCGCCGAGATCATCGAGAGGAACTATCCCGAGGGCACGGTGACCGTGGAAGGGAACCGCGCCTTCGAGTCGTTCGCCCGCTCCACTATCGGCTTCGTGGAGCGGAACCCCTTCGTCCCCAACCAGATCGCCCTGAACCCCATACGGGAATGGCGCGCCGTGGATGTGTGGGGCTACATCTGGTGGCGCAACCTCGACTACAATCCCCTGTACGAGGAGGACTTCGAGCGCATCGGGTGCTACCTGTGCCCTTCCTGCCTGGAGTCAGAGTGGAGCAACACCTCGCGGCTCCACCCGGACCTCCACGCCCGCTGGACCGGCCACCTCATGGACTGGTCCCAGAAGAACGGGGCTGCCGATGAGTTCGTCAAGTACGGCTTCTGGCGATGGAAAGTGTTCCCCCGCAAGATGGTGCAGCTGTCCCAGGAGATGGGGCTAAAGCTCCCCGAGGAACGCTCGGACCGCCTGGACCTCAAGTGGGTGAAGGGTGTTTCGCCGTGCGTCACCGGCGGGTACTCCGCCGAGGGGGTGCTGTCGGTGCCCAAGAGGAGGGATTTCTCCATGGTGGCAGAGGCCCTCAAGACCGTGGGGGCGGTCAAGCACAGCAAGGAGTTCGAGATCGCCCTGGTAAAGAACAAGGACGGCACCCTGAAGGTGTTCGGCGGCGGCCAGATCGTGGCCACGGGCCCGACCCCAGAGAGCGCCGAACGCATCTTCGAGGCCGGGGCCAAGGCCCTGCTGCGGGCGCAGCTGTGCACGGAATGCGGCATCTGCGTGCGCAATTGCAAGCCAAGGGCGATCACCCTCGACCGCGGGCTGCTCATCAACGACGAGAGGTGCACCCGCTGCGGCAGGTGCGTCGACGCCTGCGTGGTGGCGCACTACTATGACAAGCTCGTCACCGGGGGCAATCCCCAAATAGCCACAAAGGTTCGGAGGAGCTGA